In Cicer arietinum cultivar CDC Frontier isolate Library 1 chromosome 7, Cicar.CDCFrontier_v2.0, whole genome shotgun sequence, a single window of DNA contains:
- the LOC101505497 gene encoding golgin candidate 3-like isoform X2, which translates to MWGTIANLKDNLNKIALDVHDDEDEMLRMYGGETPANGEESSVTDRRSSNGFVRSKSAIKSPLSNGVDHVSLSEMEQYKAEIKRLQASEAEIKALSVNYAALLKDKEDQIVRLNKEYGSLKQNLAATNAALSASRIEGSRASTSGTSSIKELADSVDGKNRPSKAVQYSSEIRKLKLELKQERDQLANILLKFCEEQELSKSFQEELKMLKMEREREMNRIQNELNEKASEIMHLQFELTRRQNEETGEAFDSMKKLIKTLEKENTTLKMEKNEIETALQKSRKSFSEKTLPDALHTQKKDSRSISDMPDHSESFPRKEEMERSLQKLSKDLKETQRDRDKALQELSRLKQHLLEKASEEAEKMDEDSKIIEELRDGNNYLRTQISHLESTLKQAIASQEGLKMANNNELLKSKEIINDLNKKLKNCLSTIDSKNVELSNLQTALGQYYAEIEAMEHLEEELTRAREEATKLSQLVIDADQRADVLKAENEEILAKLSQSEKAQTEWRSRVSKLEEDNARLRRALEQSMTRLNRMSVDSDYLVDRRIVIKLLVTYFQRNHSREVLDLMVRMLGFSDEDKQRIGVAQQGASTGVVRGVLRLPGRLVGGILGGSLTEAAANAGSDNQSFADMWVDFLLKETEEREKGESSGNTGTTPTEIPHDKSPNTISAIPPLPNQRFASVPPLSNQRFASAFPINSTSQNISPLPPSYFQRPENFGSEFSTVPLTPSDAKTTGSNQLPRY; encoded by the exons ATGTGGGGCACCATTGCCAATTTGAAAGACAACTTGAACAAGATCGCTCTCGATGTTCACGATGACGAAGATGAAATGCTCCGCATGTACGGTGGTGAAACCCCTGCTAACGGCGAGGAATCTTCTGTCACTGATCGTCGGAGTTCTAACGGCTTTGTGCGTTCCAAATCGGCAATTAAGTCGCCACTTTCAAATGGCGTTGATCATGTCTCTCTTTCTGAG ATGGAACAATACAAAGCGGAAATCAAGAGACTTCAAGCCTCTGAGGCCGAGATTAAAGCACTGTCAGTTAATTATGCAGCTCTCTTAAAAGACAAAGAG GATCAGATTGTTAGGTTAAATAAAGAATATGGTTCCCTAAAGCAGAATTTGGCAGCTACAAATGCTGCTCTGAGTGCCTCCAGAATTGAAGGTTCTAGAGCTTCTACAAGCGGCACTTCATCAATCAAG GAGCTTGCAGATTCAGTTGATGGAAAAAATAGACCCTCAAAAGCTGTGCAGTATTCGTCAGAAATACGAAAGTTGAAGTTAGAACTAAAGCAAGAGCGTGATCAATTGGCAAATATTCTACTAAAATTTTGTG AGGAACAGGAATTGAGCAAGTCTTTCCAAGAGGAGCTTAAAATGTTAAAGATGGAAAGAGAAAGA GAGATGAACAGAATACAAAATGAATTGAATGAGAAAGCATCAGAAATAATGCATCTGCAATTTGAGTTGACTAGACGGCAAAATGAAGAAACAGGGGAGGCTTTTGATAGCATGAAAAAACTAATCAAAACCTTGGAGAAGGAAAACACCACTCTTAAG ATGGAGAAGAATGAAATTGAGACTGCTCTCCAAAAAAGCAGGAAGTCTTTCTCTGAGAAAACGTTGCCTGATGCTTTGCATACTCAGAAAAAGGATTCAAGAAGCATCAGTGAT ATGCCAGATCATTCTGAAAGTTTTCCCAGAAAGGAAGAAATGGAAAGATCCTTACAAAAGCTAAGTAAAGATTTGAAGGAAACACAGCGGGACAGGGACAAAGCATTGCAAGAATTGAGCCGTCTTAAGCAGCATTTGCTGGAAAAG GCATCTGAGGAAGCAGAAAAAATGGACGAGGATAGTAAAATCATCGAAGAGCTTCGTGATGGCAATAATTATTTAAGGACTCAGATATCACATCTTGAGAGCACTCTGAAGCAAGCAATTGCAAGTCAGGAGGGACTGAAGATGGCAAACAATAATGAACTTCTCAAGTCCAAGGAAATTATTAATGACCTGAACAAAAAGCTGAAAAACTGTTTGAGCACAATAGATTCTAAAAATGTTGAACTTTCAAATTTACAGACAGCTCTTGGACAGTACTATGCTGAAATTGAAGCCATG gAACATTTAGAAGAGGAGTTGACCCGGGCAAGAGAAGAAGCAACTAAGCTTTCTCAACTGGTTATA GATGCAGATCAGAGAGCAGATGTATTAAAGGCTGAAAATGAAGAAATTTTGGCTAAGCTTTCCCAATCTGAGAAGGCACAAACTGAATGGAGAAGTAGAGTAAGCAAGCTTGAGGAAGACAATGCCAGATTGAGGCGAGCTCTTGAGCAGAGTATGACACGGTTAAATAGAATGTCGGTGGATTCAGATTATCTTGTTGACAG GCGCATTGTTATAAAATTACTTGTAACTTATTTCCAGAGAAATCACAGCAGAGAG GTTTTGGATCTAATGGTTCGCATGCTAGGATTCTCTGATGAGGATAAGCAAAGAATAGGCGTTGCTCAACAAGGTGCAAGCACAGGTGTTGTACGAGGAGTTCTTCGGCTGCCTGGTCGCCTGGTTGGAGGCATCTTGGGAGGAAGTTTGACGGAAGCAGCTGCAAATGCAGGATCTGATAACCAG TCCTTTGCAGATATGTGGGTTGACTTTCTTCTCAAAGAAACAGAAGAAAGAGAGAAGGGAGAATCATCAGGAAATACAGGTACTACACCCACTGAAATTCCACATGATAAAAGTCCAAATACTATTTCTGCTATTCCCCCACTTCCCAATCAAAGGTTTGCATCTGTTCCCCCACTTTCCAATCAGAGGTTTGCATCTGCTTTTCCAATAAATTCAACTAGTCAAAACATTAGTCCTCTCCCTCCTAGCTATTTTCAGCGTCCTGAAAATTTTGGTTCCGAGTTCTCAACAGTTCCTCTTACACCATCTGATGCCAAAACTACTGGTTCAAACCAGCTTCCGAGATACTGA
- the LOC101490543 gene encoding uncharacterized protein — MNNDDEDTLEGLGDKQEPRATKTSARFREQLSGVSLNKPHDKLESHRTKHIEIDCHFINEKIDAGNIAISLTSNQQTADILTKSLARPNFERLIAKQLMRRFGFQKKGEMDAIKFVGGSPSRIVAAKAIVEAGIAVIGHVGLTPQAISVLGGFRPQGRNVASAVKVYISIFSCMIQFLRILK, encoded by the exons ATGAACAACGACGATGAGGATACGCTAGAGGGACTGGGAGACAAACAAGAACCAAGAGCAACAAAGACGAGTGCGAGATTTCGAGAGCAACTTAGTGGTGTGTCGCTGAATAAACCCCACGATAAACTAGAATCTCACAG aaccaaacacattgagattgactgCCACTTCATAAACGAGAAAATTGATGCTGGAAATATAGCAATAAGTTTGACTTCTAATCAGCAAACTGCTGATATCTTGACAAAAAGTTTGGCAAGGCCTAATTTTGAGCGACTTATAGCCAA GCAGTTGATGCGGCGGTTCGGATTTCAAAAGAAGGGGGAAATGGATGCAATTAAATTTGTAGGAGGTTCACCTTCAAGAATTGTTGCAGCAAAAGCTATTGTTGAAGCCGGAATAGCTGTGATAGGGCATGTTGGTCTTACTCCTCAAGCCATTAGTGTTTTAGGAGGATTTAGGCCTCAAGGAAGGAATGTTGCTAGTGCTGTCAAGGTTTATATCTCTATTTTTTCATGCATGATCCAATTTTTACGTATCCTAAAATGA
- the LOC101490869 gene encoding sufE-like protein 1, chloroplastic/mitochondrial: protein MHIISATTIMSTTNSLSSSSFRLFTSKFPLSFFNKNTSPFFITPKNTLFSFKPITFQTLPTKPLPSSSSSSSTSLQPIEELPPKLQEIVNLFQSVQEPKSKYEQLLFYGKNLKSLEPQFKTKDNKVEGCVSQVWVRAYLDSDKNVVYEADSDSVLTKGLAALLVQGFSGRPVNEIIRVTPDFVVLLGLQQSLTPSRNNGFLNMLKLMQKKALLLYVEDEKKGASEFNSVGDSDSKDDSFVENSSDPFVISSQSSDFDDENVELGGRGKRIKEKLEKELFPIELEVEDVSYQHAGHAGVRGSDGETHFNVKVVSEDFEGKSLVNRHRLIYNLLQDELDSGLHALSIVAKTPSEVGEG, encoded by the coding sequence ATGCACATAATTTCTGCAACAACAATCATGTCCACAACCAATTCcctttcttcatcttcatttcGATTATTCACATCCAAATTCCCTCTTTCCTTCTTCAACAAAAATACCTCACCTTTCTTCATCACACCAAAAAACACCCTCTTCTCTTTCAAACCCATCACCTTCCAAACACTCCCAACAAAACCATtaccatcatcatcatcgtcgtcgtcaaCTTCCCTTCAACCTATTGAAGAACTCCCTCCAAAGCTTCAAGAAATCGTTAACCTATTCCAATCCGTACAAGAACCCAAATCTAAATACGAACAGCTTCTCTTCTACGGCAAAAACCTCAAATCCCTCGAACCCCAATTCAAAACAAAAGACAACAAAGTTGAAGGTTGTGTTTCTCAGGTTTGGGTCCGAGCCTACTTGGACAGTGACAAAAACGTTGTATACGAAGCTGATTCCGATTCTGTTCTCACCAAAGGTCTCGCTGCTTTGCTAGTTCAAGGCTTTTCGGGTCGACCCGTTAACGAAATCATTCGGGTCACGCCCGATTTCGTTGTGCTTCTCGGGTTGCAACAGAGTTTAACACCTTCTAGAAATAATGGGTTTTTGAATATGCTTAAATTGATGCAGAAAAAAGCACTTTTGCTTTATGTTGAAGATGAGAAAAAGGGTGCTTCTGAATTTAACTCAGTTGGAGATTCTGATTCTAAAGATGATAGCTTTGTTGAGAATTCGAGTGACCCTTTTGTGATTTCATCACAAAGTTCTGATTTTGATGATGAGAATGTTGAATTGGGAGGGAGAGGGAAGAGGATTAAGGAGAAGCTTGAAAAGGAGCTTTTTCCTATTGAATTGGAAGTTGAAGATGTGTCTTATCAACATGCTGGACATGCTGGTGTTAGAGGGAGTGATGGTGAGACACATTTCAATGTTAAAGTTGTTTCTGAAGACTTTGAAGGGAAGAGTTTGGTTAACAGGCATAGGCTTATTTATAATCTGCTTCAAGATGAGTTGGATTCTGGACTTCATGCTTTGTCGATTGTCGCTAAGACGCCTTCTGAAGTCGGTGAAGGGTGA
- the LOC101506052 gene encoding 3-methyl-2-oxobutanoate hydroxymethyltransferase 1, mitochondrial-like, giving the protein MMSFLRSILRATTHHRSSLKTHIRPFSNLPENTVYSGPKQQNQRVTLSQLRLKHRNSQPITMVTAYDYPSAVHLDIANIDICLVGDSASMVVHGHDTTLPITLDEMLVHCRAVARGAKTPLLVGDLPFGTYECSSKQAVDAAVRILKEGGMDAIKLEGGSPSRIVAAKAIVEAGIAVIGHVGLTPQAISVLGGFRPQGRNVASAVKVVETALALQEAGCFAVVLECVPAPVAAAATAALQIPTIGIGAGPYCSGQVLVYHDLLGMLQHPHHAKVTPKFCKQYARVGDVINKALLDYKEDVTNGSFPDALHSPYKISETDANGFLSELQKLGFDKAASAASEAVQKMVTKSTK; this is encoded by the exons ATGATGTCGTTTCTAAGGTCTATACTGCGAGCAACAACTCATCACCGTTCATCACTCAAAACACACATTCGTCCCTTTAGCAATCTACCAGAAAACACAGTATATTCAGGACCCAAACAACAAAACCAAAGAGTAACACTATCACAATTAAGACTTAAACATCGAAACTCACAACCAATCACAATGGTCACTGCTTACGATTACCCTTCTGCTGTTCACCTTGATATAGCAAACATTGATATCTGTCTTGTTGGTGATTCTGCTTCCATGGTTGTTCATGGTCATGATACTACCTTACCCATTACTCTCGATGAAATGCTTGTTCATTGTCGTGCTGTTGCTCGTGGTGCTAAAACTCCTCTTCTTGTTGGTGACTTGCCTTTTGGTACCTATGAATGTAGTTCTAAACAG GCAGTTGATGCGGCGGTTCGGATTTTGAAAGAAGGGGGAATGGATGCAATTAAATTGGAAGGAGGTTCACCTTCAAGAATTGTTGCAGCAAAAGCTATTGTTGAAGCTGGAATAGCTGTGATAGGGCATGTTGGTCTTACTCCTCAAGCCATTAGTGTTTTAGGAGGATTTAGGCCTCAAGGAAGGAATGTTGCTAGTGCTGTCAAG GTTGTGGAGACTGCGTTGGCTTTGCAAGAAGCAGGGTGTTTTGCTGTTGTTCTAGAATGTGTGCCTGCACCAGTGGCTGCCGCAGCAACCGCAGCGCTTCAAATTCCTACAATTGGAATTGGGGCTGGACCCTATTGTAGTGGACAG GTGCTTGTTTACCATGATCTTCTTGGTATGTTACAACACCCCCACCATGCAAAG GTTACTCCAAAATTTTGTAAACAATATGCTCGTGTCGGAGATGTCATCAATAAAGCCTTACTGGATTATAAGGAAGATGTGACAAATGGTTCATTTCCTGATGCTCTCCATAGTCCATATAAAATCAGTGAAACTGATGCTAATGGTTTCTTAAGTGAGCTGCAAAAGTTAGGTTTTGACAAGGCAGCATCTGCGGCGTCTGAAGCAGTTCAGAAGATGGTTACAAAATCAAcaaagtga
- the LOC101505497 gene encoding golgin candidate 3-like isoform X1, whose protein sequence is MWGTIANLKDNLNKIALDVHDDEDEMLRMYGGETPANGEESSVTDRRSSNGFVRSKSAIKSPLSNGVDHVSLSEMEQYKAEIKRLQASEAEIKALSVNYAALLKDKEDQIVRLNKEYGSLKQNLAATNAALSASRIEGSRASTSGTSSIKELADSVDGKNRPSKAVQYSSEIRKLKLELKQERDQLANILLKFCEEQELSKSFQEELKMLKMERERTLKEMNRIQNELNEKASEIMHLQFELTRRQNEETGEAFDSMKKLIKTLEKENTTLKMEKNEIETALQKSRKSFSEKTLPDALHTQKKDSRSISDMPDHSESFPRKEEMERSLQKLSKDLKETQRDRDKALQELSRLKQHLLEKASEEAEKMDEDSKIIEELRDGNNYLRTQISHLESTLKQAIASQEGLKMANNNELLKSKEIINDLNKKLKNCLSTIDSKNVELSNLQTALGQYYAEIEAMEHLEEELTRAREEATKLSQLVIDADQRADVLKAENEEILAKLSQSEKAQTEWRSRVSKLEEDNARLRRALEQSMTRLNRMSVDSDYLVDRRIVIKLLVTYFQRNHSREVLDLMVRMLGFSDEDKQRIGVAQQGASTGVVRGVLRLPGRLVGGILGGSLTEAAANAGSDNQSFADMWVDFLLKETEEREKGESSGNTGTTPTEIPHDKSPNTISAIPPLPNQRFASVPPLSNQRFASAFPINSTSQNISPLPPSYFQRPENFGSEFSTVPLTPSDAKTTGSNQLPRY, encoded by the exons ATGTGGGGCACCATTGCCAATTTGAAAGACAACTTGAACAAGATCGCTCTCGATGTTCACGATGACGAAGATGAAATGCTCCGCATGTACGGTGGTGAAACCCCTGCTAACGGCGAGGAATCTTCTGTCACTGATCGTCGGAGTTCTAACGGCTTTGTGCGTTCCAAATCGGCAATTAAGTCGCCACTTTCAAATGGCGTTGATCATGTCTCTCTTTCTGAG ATGGAACAATACAAAGCGGAAATCAAGAGACTTCAAGCCTCTGAGGCCGAGATTAAAGCACTGTCAGTTAATTATGCAGCTCTCTTAAAAGACAAAGAG GATCAGATTGTTAGGTTAAATAAAGAATATGGTTCCCTAAAGCAGAATTTGGCAGCTACAAATGCTGCTCTGAGTGCCTCCAGAATTGAAGGTTCTAGAGCTTCTACAAGCGGCACTTCATCAATCAAG GAGCTTGCAGATTCAGTTGATGGAAAAAATAGACCCTCAAAAGCTGTGCAGTATTCGTCAGAAATACGAAAGTTGAAGTTAGAACTAAAGCAAGAGCGTGATCAATTGGCAAATATTCTACTAAAATTTTGTG AGGAACAGGAATTGAGCAAGTCTTTCCAAGAGGAGCTTAAAATGTTAAAGATGGAAAGAGAAAGA ACATTGAAGGAGATGAACAGAATACAAAATGAATTGAATGAGAAAGCATCAGAAATAATGCATCTGCAATTTGAGTTGACTAGACGGCAAAATGAAGAAACAGGGGAGGCTTTTGATAGCATGAAAAAACTAATCAAAACCTTGGAGAAGGAAAACACCACTCTTAAG ATGGAGAAGAATGAAATTGAGACTGCTCTCCAAAAAAGCAGGAAGTCTTTCTCTGAGAAAACGTTGCCTGATGCTTTGCATACTCAGAAAAAGGATTCAAGAAGCATCAGTGAT ATGCCAGATCATTCTGAAAGTTTTCCCAGAAAGGAAGAAATGGAAAGATCCTTACAAAAGCTAAGTAAAGATTTGAAGGAAACACAGCGGGACAGGGACAAAGCATTGCAAGAATTGAGCCGTCTTAAGCAGCATTTGCTGGAAAAG GCATCTGAGGAAGCAGAAAAAATGGACGAGGATAGTAAAATCATCGAAGAGCTTCGTGATGGCAATAATTATTTAAGGACTCAGATATCACATCTTGAGAGCACTCTGAAGCAAGCAATTGCAAGTCAGGAGGGACTGAAGATGGCAAACAATAATGAACTTCTCAAGTCCAAGGAAATTATTAATGACCTGAACAAAAAGCTGAAAAACTGTTTGAGCACAATAGATTCTAAAAATGTTGAACTTTCAAATTTACAGACAGCTCTTGGACAGTACTATGCTGAAATTGAAGCCATG gAACATTTAGAAGAGGAGTTGACCCGGGCAAGAGAAGAAGCAACTAAGCTTTCTCAACTGGTTATA GATGCAGATCAGAGAGCAGATGTATTAAAGGCTGAAAATGAAGAAATTTTGGCTAAGCTTTCCCAATCTGAGAAGGCACAAACTGAATGGAGAAGTAGAGTAAGCAAGCTTGAGGAAGACAATGCCAGATTGAGGCGAGCTCTTGAGCAGAGTATGACACGGTTAAATAGAATGTCGGTGGATTCAGATTATCTTGTTGACAG GCGCATTGTTATAAAATTACTTGTAACTTATTTCCAGAGAAATCACAGCAGAGAG GTTTTGGATCTAATGGTTCGCATGCTAGGATTCTCTGATGAGGATAAGCAAAGAATAGGCGTTGCTCAACAAGGTGCAAGCACAGGTGTTGTACGAGGAGTTCTTCGGCTGCCTGGTCGCCTGGTTGGAGGCATCTTGGGAGGAAGTTTGACGGAAGCAGCTGCAAATGCAGGATCTGATAACCAG TCCTTTGCAGATATGTGGGTTGACTTTCTTCTCAAAGAAACAGAAGAAAGAGAGAAGGGAGAATCATCAGGAAATACAGGTACTACACCCACTGAAATTCCACATGATAAAAGTCCAAATACTATTTCTGCTATTCCCCCACTTCCCAATCAAAGGTTTGCATCTGTTCCCCCACTTTCCAATCAGAGGTTTGCATCTGCTTTTCCAATAAATTCAACTAGTCAAAACATTAGTCCTCTCCCTCCTAGCTATTTTCAGCGTCCTGAAAATTTTGGTTCCGAGTTCTCAACAGTTCCTCTTACACCATCTGATGCCAAAACTACTGGTTCAAACCAGCTTCCGAGATACTGA